The following are from one region of the Aquirufa lenticrescens genome:
- a CDS encoding rhodanese-like domain-containing protein → MEELLANPATTVVDVRETGEFAGGHFDGAINIPLGIIPLRLDEFKAMSGPIVVYCRSGNRSGMAQMLLKQAGLAEVYNGGGLHDMLIYQN, encoded by the coding sequence ATGGAAGAATTATTAGCTAATCCAGCGACTACGGTCGTTGATGTAAGAGAAACAGGAGAATTTGCAGGTGGACATTTCGATGGTGCCATTAATATTCCTTTAGGAATCATTCCATTGCGCTTAGACGAATTTAAGGCTATGTCTGGACCCATCGTGGTTTATTGCAGAAGCGGCAATCGTTCAGGTATGGCTCAAATGCTTTTAAAGCAAGCAGGATTAGCAGAGGTATATAACGGTGGAGGTTTACACGATATGTTGATTTACCAAAACTAA
- a CDS encoding MBL fold metallo-hydrolase: MKVEQIYTGCLAQGAYYIESNGEAAIIDPLREVQPYIEKAERNGAKIKYVFETHFHADFVSGHIDLSAKTGAPIVYGPNAACAFDCISATDGQEFKLGNVTIRVIHTPGHTMESTCFLLIDENGKETSLFSGDTLFIGDVGRPDLAQKVIADLTQDILAGHLYDSLRNKIMPLADDIIVYPAHGAGSACGKNMSKETTDTLGNQKKVNYALNPALTKEEFKKEVLTGLVAPPAYFPLNVLMNIQGYDSIDKVLERGQHALSPEGFEAAANETSALILDTRDPQTFAAGFVPNSINIGIDGSFAPWVGAMIPDIKQEILLVTDEGREEEVITRLARVGYDFTIGYLKGGFASWKASGMEIDRIESIDAAELLKRVNAGEGEILDVRKNSEYLSEHVIDVENAPLDFINDSMLKINKDKTYFVHCASGYRSMIFNSTLRARGFDNLIDVKGGFKAIKESEKFKLTEYVCPSTLL, from the coding sequence ATGAAAGTAGAACAAATTTACACGGGATGTTTAGCACAAGGTGCCTATTACATCGAAAGCAATGGCGAAGCTGCGATCATTGATCCACTTCGCGAGGTGCAGCCGTATATCGAGAAAGCGGAACGTAATGGCGCTAAAATAAAGTATGTTTTCGAAACACACTTCCACGCGGACTTCGTTTCAGGACATATTGATTTGTCTGCCAAAACAGGTGCACCCATCGTTTACGGCCCAAATGCCGCTTGTGCTTTTGATTGCATTTCAGCGACAGATGGCCAAGAATTCAAATTAGGCAATGTAACCATCCGCGTGATCCACACCCCGGGTCATACGATGGAATCAACCTGTTTCCTCTTAATCGACGAAAACGGAAAAGAAACTAGCTTATTCTCCGGTGACACCCTATTTATTGGGGATGTGGGACGTCCTGATTTGGCACAAAAAGTAATCGCTGATCTAACACAAGACATTTTAGCAGGACATTTATATGATTCCCTTCGAAACAAAATCATGCCATTAGCGGACGATATCATCGTTTATCCTGCACACGGAGCTGGTTCTGCCTGCGGAAAAAACATGAGCAAGGAAACAACTGATACCTTAGGCAACCAAAAGAAAGTAAACTATGCTTTGAACCCTGCTTTAACGAAAGAGGAATTCAAAAAAGAAGTTTTAACAGGATTAGTTGCTCCTCCCGCTTATTTCCCTTTGAACGTATTGATGAATATCCAAGGATATGATTCTATTGACAAAGTATTAGAGCGTGGCCAACATGCCTTAAGTCCAGAAGGATTTGAAGCGGCAGCAAACGAAACAAGTGCACTCATCTTAGATACGCGTGATCCACAGACTTTTGCAGCTGGATTTGTACCTAATTCAATTAACATCGGTATCGACGGATCATTTGCTCCGTGGGTAGGTGCTATGATTCCAGATATCAAACAGGAAATCTTGTTAGTGACGGATGAGGGCCGCGAAGAAGAAGTCATCACTCGTCTTGCTCGTGTAGGTTATGATTTCACCATTGGATATTTGAAAGGTGGATTCGCATCTTGGAAAGCATCAGGCATGGAAATCGATCGCATTGAATCAATTGATGCTGCTGAATTATTGAAGCGTGTCAATGCTGGTGAAGGAGAAATTCTGGACGTTCGCAAGAACAGCGAATACCTTTCAGAGCACGTGATTGATGTGGAAAATGCACCTTTGGACTTCATTAATGACAGTATGTTAAAAATCAACAAAGACAAAACCTACTTCGTACATTGTGCGAGTGGATACCGCTCTATGATTTTTAATTCAACCTTAAGAGCCCGCGGATTTGATAACTTAATCGATGTAAAAGGTGGATTCAAAGCCATTAAAGAATCGGAGAAATTCAAATTAACAGAATACGTTTGTCCATCAACCCTATTGTAA